The Micromonospora sp. Llam0 genome contains a region encoding:
- a CDS encoding GGDEF domain-containing protein, protein MSLTSYLRAAVRRPSLLATGLAQAAVLALIFTARPYAAAFAGLFGIAWLAFLIAMADVRMIRARTQRDTATGRIAELEAEVVEANTDPVTGLPVRRVAEQHLAARAGVELTVAVVDVDGMHDINNSHDHQFGDAYLAGVADRLLAVTIDGDVAARLGGDEFVLISARAPQQLADALAAAVREPVTIDGTPVPLRLSIGICRATGGDVRGGLGRADRAMYTAKRHRSGIAHYDPDRDGVPQQPGVRPAIRHRDRRTARPTTDNS, encoded by the coding sequence ATGTCCCTCACGTCGTATCTGCGCGCGGCTGTTCGTCGCCCGTCACTACTTGCCACCGGCCTCGCGCAAGCCGCCGTCCTTGCGCTGATCTTTACCGCCCGGCCGTACGCGGCGGCGTTCGCCGGCCTGTTCGGCATCGCCTGGCTGGCGTTCCTCATCGCCATGGCCGACGTCCGCATGATCCGTGCCCGCACGCAGCGGGACACGGCCACCGGCCGCATCGCCGAGCTGGAAGCCGAAGTGGTCGAGGCCAACACCGACCCCGTCACCGGGCTACCCGTGCGGCGGGTCGCCGAGCAACACCTCGCCGCCCGCGCCGGCGTGGAGTTGACCGTGGCGGTCGTTGACGTCGACGGCATGCACGACATCAACAACAGCCATGACCATCAGTTCGGGGACGCCTACCTCGCCGGTGTCGCCGACCGCCTGCTCGCGGTCACCATCGACGGCGACGTCGCGGCCCGGCTCGGCGGTGACGAGTTCGTCCTCATCTCCGCCCGCGCCCCGCAGCAACTCGCCGACGCCCTCGCCGCAGCCGTTCGGGAACCCGTCACGATCGACGGCACACCGGTTCCGCTGCGGCTCAGCATCGGTATCTGCCGTGCCACCGGCGGCGACGTGCGCGGCGGCCTCGGCCGCGCGGACCGCGCGATGTACACCGCCAAGCGGCACCGCAGCGGCATCGCGCACTACGACCCCGACCGCGACGGCGTGCCGCAGCAGCCGGGCGTGCGCCCGGCCATCCGGCACCGCGACCGCCGCACCGCCCGGCCCACCACCGACAACTCCTGA
- a CDS encoding replication-relaxation family protein yields MPAADDARQFPQGNSLPGSRQLVVLRTNSAARTIGPAHTLIDISHRLRPRDYAIASLLHEHTTLTTDQLTAILFTNPTTCRHRLHALRKLAFVDRFVRTRPGAPNPVCWVPGLFSARYMALATDETPPTAKALRERQDRIYATPMLEHLLAANQFFVDLLAHARRHPGTGLVRWWGERSTAAAFGRRIHPDGHGVWVDGQTSTGFHLELDRGTEPLRRLTERLASHRRLHAEGGPTYPVLFVLPNRAREQNLHRKLAERPEPSLTIATTSPEAGSNPAGPVWRVARNGRHRLTLAELPSSHEQPGPLNPGPPQPHDHPLQPIL; encoded by the coding sequence ATGCCCGCCGCCGACGACGCCCGACAATTCCCCCAGGGGAACTCTCTACCGGGGAGCCGGCAACTAGTCGTGCTCCGCACGAACTCAGCCGCCCGCACCATCGGCCCCGCTCATACCCTCATCGACATCTCCCACCGACTGCGGCCCCGCGACTACGCGATCGCCTCCCTCCTGCACGAACACACCACCCTGACCACCGACCAGCTCACCGCGATCCTCTTCACCAACCCGACCACCTGCCGCCACCGCCTACACGCCCTTCGCAAACTCGCCTTCGTTGACCGGTTCGTCCGCACCCGCCCCGGCGCACCCAACCCGGTCTGCTGGGTACCCGGACTTTTCTCGGCCCGCTACATGGCCCTCGCCACCGACGAGACTCCACCAACCGCGAAGGCCCTGCGGGAACGCCAAGACCGCATCTACGCCACCCCGATGCTGGAACACTTGCTCGCCGCGAACCAGTTCTTCGTCGACCTGCTCGCCCACGCCCGTCGCCACCCCGGCACCGGCCTGGTCCGCTGGTGGGGCGAACGCAGCACCGCCGCGGCATTCGGACGCCGCATCCACCCCGACGGCCACGGCGTCTGGGTCGACGGGCAGACCAGCACCGGCTTCCACCTCGAACTGGACCGGGGAACCGAACCGCTGCGGCGCCTGACCGAACGCCTGGCCTCGCACCGGCGGCTACACGCCGAAGGCGGACCCACCTACCCGGTACTGTTCGTGCTGCCCAACCGCGCCCGCGAGCAGAACCTGCATCGCAAGCTCGCGGAACGGCCCGAGCCCAGCCTCACCATCGCGACCACCTCACCCGAGGCCGGATCGAACCCGGCCGGACCGGTATGGCGGGTGGCCCGCAACGGCCGCCACCGGCTCACCCTGGCCGAGCTCCCCAGCAGCCACGAACAACCCGGACCGCTCAATCCCGGTCCACCGCAACCCCACGACCATCCACTCCAGCCGATCCTGTGA
- a CDS encoding type IV secretory system conjugative DNA transfer family protein yields MNPPTIPSPPGVTPPPSPVPPDLPAPSQWLLDTTSAAVTWCAQRPWLLGVAAVVLAAALAARVAHARWRQQMMARHATCLIITPPPEVDPSGTAAFWATMAEILHVGWRRRLRDGRAHIAVEYRWTGRQLSITVWVPGTLQTGPIQAAVRGAWPGAACTVVDAAPPVPADAVTVGGALAPILPAWFPLETDHDADPMRTLIAAASGLHAAESACVQVLARPATARQVRRLRRGVQALRTGRPPRALLDPATWLRLALDLVMELFGPTRRATYQPGRSAVLPGADPQRERDGRAGVDKLAGIQWEVAIRYAVAHSNPRDSKPEDLKPRLVTLAHTIASAFGMWTGRNRLRRLRITRPAQVLDARVFRRGFLLNTDELASIAALPQDIAVPGLDRARAKPMPAPVAVPFGGRGTKVLGRAEIGGHSVALKVPDARQHLHVLGSTGSGKSTLLLNMILDDIHARRGTIVIDPKGDLIIDLLDRIPAKLANRLVLIDPDQPAGVTLNPLAGTDHDLLVDNVVSIFGKIFAKHWGPRMDDVLRVACLTLLRKSNATLTLIPSLLQDRKFRYNFTADLDDPEGLRGFWEWYETAPVMLRSQVIAPLLSRLRSVLLRDFPRRTFGAPRSSFDMRRVLDGGILLARLPKGQIGEETARLMGSFVLASAWQAATGRVRLPEPQRRDTVCYIDEAHNFLTLPGSIGDMLAEARGYHFGMVLAHQNLAQMPRDTQLAISANARSKIFFSCAPEDAHQLARHTRPELDEHDLSHMDAYRAACRLVVDGRETAAFTLHTNPPRPLAGEATAVRQAAAAAVTIKSGKQAAIAQLAGVDNDPTAHGPSPTDPSNDPTDNERNTP; encoded by the coding sequence ATGAATCCGCCAACCATCCCCTCGCCCCCCGGCGTCACGCCGCCGCCGTCACCGGTGCCACCGGACCTACCGGCCCCGTCGCAATGGCTCCTCGACACCACCAGCGCGGCCGTCACCTGGTGCGCGCAGCGGCCGTGGCTGCTCGGCGTCGCCGCCGTCGTCCTGGCCGCTGCCCTCGCAGCCCGGGTGGCCCACGCACGGTGGCGGCAGCAGATGATGGCCCGCCACGCCACGTGCCTGATCATCACCCCGCCGCCGGAGGTCGATCCGTCCGGCACCGCCGCGTTCTGGGCGACCATGGCCGAGATCCTGCACGTCGGCTGGCGTCGCCGGCTGCGCGACGGCCGCGCTCACATCGCCGTCGAGTACCGGTGGACCGGCCGCCAACTATCCATCACGGTGTGGGTGCCCGGCACACTGCAGACCGGCCCCATCCAGGCGGCAGTACGAGGGGCGTGGCCCGGCGCCGCGTGCACCGTGGTCGACGCGGCCCCGCCGGTGCCGGCCGACGCGGTGACCGTCGGCGGCGCGCTGGCGCCGATCCTGCCGGCCTGGTTCCCGCTGGAGACTGACCACGACGCCGACCCGATGCGGACCCTGATCGCCGCCGCGTCCGGACTGCACGCGGCCGAGTCCGCGTGCGTACAGGTCCTGGCACGGCCCGCCACCGCGCGGCAGGTCCGCCGGCTGCGCCGTGGCGTGCAGGCGCTGCGGACCGGCAGGCCGCCGCGCGCCTTGCTCGACCCGGCCACCTGGCTGCGGCTCGCCCTCGACCTGGTGATGGAACTGTTCGGCCCCACCCGCCGCGCCACCTACCAGCCGGGCCGCAGCGCGGTGCTGCCCGGCGCCGACCCGCAGCGTGAGCGCGACGGCCGCGCCGGCGTCGACAAGCTCGCCGGCATCCAGTGGGAGGTGGCAATCCGCTACGCGGTCGCGCACAGCAATCCCCGCGACAGCAAGCCCGAGGACCTGAAACCTCGGCTGGTCACCCTCGCCCACACGATAGCGTCCGCGTTCGGGATGTGGACCGGCCGTAACCGGCTGCGTCGCCTCCGGATCACCCGCCCCGCGCAGGTGCTGGACGCCCGAGTGTTCCGCCGGGGCTTCCTGCTCAACACCGACGAACTGGCCAGCATCGCCGCGCTGCCGCAGGACATCGCGGTGCCCGGTCTGGACCGCGCCAGAGCCAAGCCGATGCCGGCCCCGGTGGCCGTGCCGTTCGGCGGCCGAGGTACGAAGGTGCTCGGCCGGGCGGAGATCGGCGGGCACAGCGTCGCGTTGAAGGTGCCCGACGCCCGGCAGCACCTGCACGTACTCGGCTCCACCGGCAGTGGGAAGAGCACTCTGCTGCTCAACATGATCCTCGACGACATCCACGCCCGGCGCGGCACGATCGTCATCGACCCCAAAGGCGACCTCATCATCGACCTGCTCGACCGGATCCCGGCGAAGCTGGCCAACCGGCTCGTCCTCATCGACCCCGACCAGCCCGCCGGCGTCACTCTCAACCCCCTCGCTGGCACCGACCACGACCTGCTCGTCGACAACGTCGTCTCCATCTTCGGCAAGATCTTCGCCAAGCACTGGGGCCCACGCATGGACGACGTGCTGCGGGTCGCGTGCCTGACCCTGCTACGCAAGTCGAACGCGACGCTGACGCTGATCCCGTCACTGCTGCAAGACCGCAAATTCCGGTACAACTTCACCGCCGACCTCGACGATCCCGAAGGCCTGCGAGGGTTCTGGGAGTGGTACGAGACGGCGCCGGTCATGCTGCGGTCCCAGGTCATCGCGCCGCTACTGTCGCGGCTGCGCTCGGTGCTGCTGCGGGACTTCCCACGCCGCACCTTCGGCGCCCCGAGAAGCTCGTTCGACATGCGCCGGGTCCTCGACGGCGGCATCCTGCTCGCCCGGCTACCCAAAGGGCAGATCGGAGAGGAAACCGCCCGGCTGATGGGCTCGTTCGTCCTCGCCTCCGCCTGGCAGGCCGCCACCGGCCGCGTCCGGCTGCCCGAGCCCCAACGCCGCGACACCGTCTGCTACATCGACGAAGCACACAACTTCCTGACCCTGCCCGGCTCCATCGGCGACATGCTCGCCGAAGCCCGCGGCTACCACTTCGGCATGGTCCTCGCACACCAGAACCTCGCCCAGATGCCGCGCGACACCCAACTCGCCATCAGCGCCAACGCCCGCAGCAAAATCTTCTTCTCGTGCGCGCCGGAGGACGCGCACCAACTCGCCCGGCACACCCGGCCCGAACTCGACGAGCACGACCTCAGCCACATGGACGCCTACCGGGCCGCGTGCCGCCTCGTCGTCGACGGTCGCGAAACCGCAGCATTCACGCTACACACCAACCCGCCCAGGCCACTGGCCGGCGAGGCGACCGCGGTCCGGCAGGCCGCCGCCGCAGCCGTCACCATCAAGAGCGGCAAGCAGGCGGCAATCGCCCAGCTCGCTGGCGTCGACAACGACCCAACAGCGCACGGACCAAGCCCAACAGACCCATCGAACGACCCAACAGACAACGAAAGAAACACACCGTAA
- a CDS encoding VirB4 family type IV secretion system protein yields MKLPTRRRSDSATPASPAVSAGLASVLGPATVENSPRHITVGDGYAATLIVTGYPAEVGGAWLDPLLAWPGRLDVVVYIDPLAPQVAAARLRRQRARLESNRRDDAGKGRLADPITEAATEDAAELADRIARGQSRLFRVGLYLCVHAPTLDELDEAVAHVRATAASVLLDTQPATWRQLQGWLTTLPLATDTLGIRRVMDTDAIATAFPLASADLPAPLPGESGPAGGMLYGLNPDSNGVVWWDRWSQHNANSVVLARSGAGKSYFIKLEVLRSLADGVHVAVIDPDNEYIRLTEAVGGVTIALGVGGVRLNPLDIPPADRRPQARTYRALFLHTLIAVLLGQQPPPSERAALDKAINTAYDAAGISNDPATWRRQAPLLRDVAAALVEQGTEAAQTLAARLTPWTTGSFKEMFDGPTTSVPSGQMIAWSTRHLADELRAPGMLLALDAIWRDVDAPAVWSANPPRRLVFVDEAWTLLRDGEGAKFLSRLAKSARKRRAGLAVITQDVGDLLGSDLGQVVIANAATQILLRQAPQAVDVVADVFGLTAGEARLLLGARRGEGLLLAGTHRVSFQAVASKKEHRLCVGDLELTDDD; encoded by the coding sequence ATGAAACTACCGACGAGAAGGCGATCGGACAGCGCAACCCCCGCGAGCCCGGCCGTGTCGGCCGGGCTCGCGTCGGTTCTGGGGCCGGCCACGGTCGAGAACAGCCCCCGACACATCACGGTCGGCGACGGCTACGCCGCCACGTTGATCGTCACCGGGTACCCGGCCGAGGTCGGCGGCGCCTGGCTGGATCCGCTGCTGGCATGGCCCGGCCGCCTCGACGTCGTCGTCTACATCGACCCGCTCGCCCCGCAGGTGGCCGCCGCGCGGCTGCGGCGCCAGCGGGCACGGTTGGAGTCCAACCGGCGCGACGACGCAGGGAAGGGCCGCCTCGCTGATCCGATCACCGAGGCCGCCACGGAGGACGCCGCCGAGTTGGCCGACCGGATCGCCCGCGGCCAGTCGAGGCTGTTCCGCGTCGGACTGTACCTGTGCGTGCACGCCCCGACCCTGGACGAGCTGGACGAGGCAGTCGCCCACGTACGGGCCACCGCGGCGTCGGTGCTACTGGACACGCAGCCGGCGACCTGGCGACAGCTGCAGGGCTGGCTGACCACCCTGCCGCTGGCCACCGACACCCTCGGCATCCGGCGGGTGATGGACACCGACGCCATCGCGACCGCGTTTCCGTTGGCGTCGGCGGACCTGCCGGCACCGCTGCCGGGAGAGTCCGGCCCCGCTGGGGGCATGCTGTACGGACTCAACCCCGACTCCAACGGCGTCGTGTGGTGGGACCGCTGGAGCCAACACAACGCCAACAGTGTCGTCCTCGCCCGGTCCGGGGCCGGCAAGAGCTACTTCATCAAGCTCGAAGTGTTGCGGTCGCTGGCCGATGGGGTGCACGTCGCGGTGATCGACCCGGACAACGAGTACATCCGGCTCACCGAGGCGGTCGGCGGGGTCACCATCGCCCTGGGCGTCGGCGGGGTGCGCCTCAACCCGCTCGACATCCCGCCCGCCGACCGCAGGCCGCAGGCACGCACTTACCGGGCGCTGTTCCTGCACACCCTGATCGCGGTGTTGCTCGGGCAGCAGCCGCCGCCGTCGGAACGGGCCGCGCTCGACAAGGCGATCAACACCGCGTACGACGCCGCCGGGATCTCCAACGACCCGGCTACCTGGCGCAGGCAGGCGCCGCTGCTGCGCGACGTGGCGGCGGCTCTGGTCGAGCAGGGCACCGAGGCGGCGCAGACCCTCGCAGCCCGGCTCACTCCTTGGACCACGGGGTCGTTCAAGGAGATGTTCGACGGCCCTACTACCAGCGTGCCGTCCGGGCAAATGATCGCCTGGTCCACCCGGCACCTGGCCGACGAACTCCGCGCTCCGGGCATGCTGCTGGCGCTCGACGCGATCTGGCGCGACGTCGACGCCCCGGCCGTGTGGTCGGCGAACCCGCCCCGCCGGCTCGTCTTCGTCGACGAGGCCTGGACCCTGCTCAGGGACGGGGAGGGCGCGAAGTTCCTGTCCCGGCTGGCCAAGAGCGCACGCAAACGCCGGGCCGGGTTGGCCGTCATCACCCAGGACGTGGGTGACCTGCTCGGCTCCGACCTTGGCCAGGTGGTGATCGCCAACGCGGCCACCCAGATCTTGCTGCGGCAGGCCCCGCAGGCGGTGGATGTCGTCGCTGACGTGTTCGGGCTGACCGCCGGCGAGGCCCGGCTGCTGCTCGGCGCCCGCCGCGGCGAAGGTCTCCTGCTCGCGGGCACGCACCGGGTCAGCTTCCAGGCCGTGGCGTCGAAGAAAGAGCACCGTCTCTGCGTAGGGGATCTGGAACTCACCGACGACGACTGA
- a CDS encoding PrgI family protein — translation MRDSDDATPRARIPADVDTPDKIVYGLTARQLAILVVAGVIGYGIFRAVGTLLPQPVLFAILTPLAGAAVVLALGRRDGLSMDAWLLSAIRHTRGPKRLAPATSARPPAVPGWAPDTDTPAATVPPLRLPATAISDAGVIDTGPQAVALVACTTVNIGLRTGDEQNALIGAYGRWLNSLSSPVQIVISAQRVDLSSHAQRIADTADTLANPALAEAAQDYAEFLDDLAVRRDPLWRTVTIAVTARGEKGRDTEVLRRAEHAASALSALGAQTAVLDGDRATAVLTCAVDPYTPTDVTWPRARPDAVITGPGDRT, via the coding sequence ATGCGCGATAGCGACGACGCCACCCCGCGCGCCCGAATTCCTGCGGATGTCGACACCCCAGACAAGATCGTCTACGGTTTGACGGCGCGGCAGTTGGCCATCCTGGTCGTGGCCGGTGTGATCGGCTACGGCATCTTCCGGGCGGTCGGCACACTGTTGCCGCAGCCGGTCCTGTTCGCCATCCTCACACCTTTGGCCGGGGCGGCGGTCGTGCTGGCCCTGGGCCGCCGCGACGGCCTGTCGATGGATGCCTGGCTGCTGTCCGCGATACGGCACACCCGCGGCCCGAAGCGGCTCGCGCCTGCCACGTCCGCACGTCCGCCTGCGGTGCCGGGCTGGGCGCCGGACACCGACACGCCGGCGGCGACGGTGCCGCCGCTGCGGCTGCCGGCCACGGCGATCAGCGACGCCGGTGTCATCGACACCGGGCCGCAGGCGGTCGCCCTGGTCGCCTGCACCACCGTCAACATCGGGCTGCGTACCGGCGACGAGCAGAACGCTCTCATCGGCGCGTACGGTCGCTGGCTCAACAGCTTGTCGTCGCCGGTGCAGATCGTCATCTCCGCCCAGCGGGTGGACCTGTCCAGCCACGCCCAACGCATCGCCGATACCGCCGACACCCTGGCCAACCCGGCGCTGGCGGAAGCCGCCCAGGACTACGCGGAGTTCCTCGATGATCTCGCCGTGCGGCGTGACCCGCTGTGGCGCACGGTCACGATCGCGGTCACCGCCCGAGGCGAGAAAGGCCGTGACACCGAGGTGCTGCGCCGGGCCGAGCACGCTGCCTCCGCCCTGTCCGCGCTCGGCGCGCAGACCGCCGTACTCGACGGCGACCGCGCCACCGCCGTGCTGACCTGCGCGGTCGACCCCTACACACCCACCGACGTCACCTGGCCCCGCGCCAGGCCCGACGCCGTCATCACCGGACCAGGAGACCGGACATGA
- a CDS encoding pilin, whose translation MFRRTIIRVVVVAVATLTVLAGAGTAFAAEPQILAAYDLPTIISNITNWIIGLLVGVATLFLTIGGIRYLAAGGDPTEVEKAKSAFKSALLGYALAVLAPILLGVVQGWIGG comes from the coding sequence ATGTTCCGCCGCACCATCATCCGCGTCGTCGTTGTGGCTGTCGCCACGTTGACGGTGCTCGCCGGGGCGGGCACGGCTTTCGCGGCCGAGCCGCAGATCCTGGCCGCCTACGACCTGCCCACGATCATTTCCAACATCACGAACTGGATCATTGGCCTGCTCGTGGGGGTAGCGACCCTTTTCCTCACTATCGGCGGGATACGGTATCTCGCTGCGGGCGGCGATCCCACCGAAGTCGAGAAGGCCAAGTCCGCGTTTAAGTCCGCGCTTCTCGGTTACGCCCTCGCTGTTCTTGCGCCGATCTTGCTCGGAGTCGTTCAGGGCTGGATTGGTGGCTGA
- a CDS encoding sigma-70 family RNA polymerase sigma factor, translating into MSASSWPSSPLDAAERAFDLLVQPPSHVGFDGRGFTGLPDAIVLLDDLRALLLSSATPAEVRDAVWRELVVRARRDGPAWVVAAVGTAMPRLRRVAGMLAAGWRGDTDDLDSELLVGFVARLKTIDLDVPRVCGRLVDAGLRAARKARDADSDAQLIHTDATGPIAPIQPWDHPDLVLARAVAAGVVDADEANLIAATRMETATVAQAAKKLGIAPSTASAWRARAERRLAEAISEGELAFIPLRPRVSGRAVGRLLGADRGAGALLATQQRAFGGKTSDREAAGVGAPGIGAAPA; encoded by the coding sequence ATGTCCGCTTCATCCTGGCCGTCGTCTCCGCTGGACGCGGCCGAACGTGCCTTCGATCTTCTCGTCCAGCCGCCGAGCCATGTCGGCTTCGACGGACGAGGCTTCACCGGTCTACCCGACGCGATCGTGCTCCTGGACGACCTGCGTGCCCTGCTGCTGTCTTCCGCGACGCCGGCCGAGGTCCGCGACGCGGTGTGGCGGGAACTGGTCGTGCGTGCCCGCCGCGACGGACCCGCGTGGGTGGTCGCTGCGGTAGGGACGGCGATGCCCCGCCTGCGCCGGGTGGCCGGCATGCTCGCCGCCGGCTGGCGCGGTGACACCGATGATCTGGACTCCGAGCTGCTCGTCGGGTTCGTCGCCCGGCTCAAGACAATCGACCTGGACGTGCCGCGCGTCTGCGGCCGGCTGGTCGACGCCGGTCTGCGGGCCGCCCGCAAGGCCCGCGACGCCGACTCCGACGCCCAACTCATCCACACCGACGCGACCGGGCCGATCGCCCCGATCCAGCCGTGGGATCACCCCGATCTGGTGCTCGCGCGGGCGGTCGCTGCCGGCGTCGTCGACGCCGATGAGGCCAACTTGATCGCGGCGACCCGGATGGAAACCGCCACCGTGGCGCAGGCCGCCAAGAAGCTCGGGATCGCGCCGAGCACGGCCAGCGCGTGGCGGGCGCGGGCGGAGCGGCGTTTGGCGGAGGCGATCTCGGAGGGGGAACTCGCCTTCATCCCGTTGCGGCCACGGGTCAGCGGTCGGGCTGTTGGGCGGCTGTTGGGTGCCGACCGTGGCGCGGGTGCGTTGTTGGCCACCCAACAGCGGGCTTTTGGGGGCAAGACATCGGACCGAGAAGCGGCCGGTGTCGGTGCCCCCGGGATCGGGGCGGCGCCGGCCTGA
- a CDS encoding recombinase family protein — protein MPRKSRRAKATLPLAATHLRIAIYTRRSTDEENQPFTIEAQDTKLDAYTTSQDGWSIIAKFSDDASGASLDRPGLQRALAAARAGKFDVLLVYRVDRFSRRISDLVMLLDELDQAGVVFRSATEPFDTSTAAGRMLVQMLGVFAEFEREMIIDRVINGMERKAAKGEWTVGVAPIGYAVNPATKHLQIIGDEAPTIETLFDLYTVRRKGSRGVAAELNQRGLLRRGGRRWSYKTVIDALTNPAYIGSVAFRDILAEDAHPPITDRATFALAQEILTERGEHPAKSAGAATDYHLTGKIRCPRCGQAYLGTSATGKLKKRYRYYTCFTRNRYGTAHCNAPRIQADVLDQTVLQTLGSFYRDRTDLIMQAVTAAHDRHRAGNAALEAELRTVKAQLTQKETVIDRYFTDYEDGKIDRSLLETRIAKLSDDLTQLRRRHDRLQIRLDNLPEPVTTDQLDTLGTDITRIITHGTDPERKQLCELLIEEIKINTEAVTATPVFRVNPGATEALNATSAPPRNLDGAQKPSSRGVRERRPLVGRLGLEPRT, from the coding sequence ATGCCACGCAAATCGCGCCGCGCCAAGGCGACTCTCCCTCTAGCGGCTACACACCTGCGGATCGCCATCTACACCCGGCGGTCCACCGACGAAGAAAACCAGCCGTTCACCATCGAGGCCCAAGACACCAAACTCGACGCCTACACCACCTCCCAGGACGGCTGGAGCATCATCGCGAAATTCTCCGACGACGCCTCCGGCGCCAGCCTCGACCGACCCGGACTGCAACGCGCGCTCGCCGCCGCACGCGCCGGCAAATTCGACGTCCTGCTGGTCTACCGCGTCGACCGATTCAGCCGCCGCATCAGCGACCTCGTCATGCTGCTCGACGAACTCGACCAAGCCGGCGTCGTCTTCCGCTCCGCCACCGAACCCTTCGACACCTCCACCGCAGCCGGACGGATGCTCGTTCAAATGCTCGGCGTGTTCGCCGAGTTCGAACGAGAAATGATCATCGACCGAGTCATCAACGGCATGGAACGTAAGGCCGCCAAGGGCGAATGGACCGTCGGCGTCGCCCCCATCGGCTACGCCGTCAACCCGGCCACCAAACACCTACAGATCATCGGCGACGAGGCACCAACCATCGAAACGCTCTTCGACCTCTACACCGTCCGCCGCAAGGGCAGCCGCGGCGTCGCGGCGGAACTCAACCAACGCGGCCTGCTCCGCCGGGGCGGCAGGCGGTGGAGCTACAAGACCGTCATCGACGCACTCACCAACCCCGCCTACATCGGCAGCGTCGCATTCCGGGACATCCTCGCCGAGGACGCCCACCCACCCATCACCGACCGAGCCACATTCGCCCTCGCCCAGGAAATCCTGACCGAACGCGGCGAACACCCCGCCAAGTCCGCAGGCGCCGCCACCGACTACCACCTCACCGGCAAGATCCGCTGCCCGCGCTGCGGGCAGGCGTACCTCGGCACCTCCGCCACCGGCAAACTCAAAAAGCGGTACCGCTACTACACCTGCTTCACCCGCAACCGGTACGGCACCGCCCACTGCAACGCCCCCCGCATCCAGGCCGACGTCCTCGACCAGACCGTCCTGCAGACCCTCGGATCGTTCTACCGAGACCGCACCGACCTGATCATGCAAGCCGTCACCGCAGCACATGACCGGCACCGAGCAGGGAACGCCGCCCTCGAAGCAGAGCTACGCACCGTCAAAGCCCAACTCACGCAGAAGGAAACGGTCATCGACCGGTACTTCACCGACTACGAAGACGGCAAGATCGACAGATCCCTCCTGGAAACCCGCATCGCAAAGCTCTCCGACGACCTCACCCAACTCCGCCGACGGCACGACCGCCTCCAGATCCGCCTCGACAACCTGCCCGAGCCCGTCACCACCGACCAACTCGACACCCTCGGCACCGACATCACCCGCATCATCACCCACGGCACCGACCCCGAACGCAAGCAACTCTGCGAGCTACTCATCGAAGAAATCAAGATCAACACCGAGGCCGTCACGGCAACCCCCGTCTTCCGGGTAAACCCCGGCGCTACCGAGGCCCTCAACGCAACAAGCGCCCCGCCCAGAAACCTGGACGGGGCGCAAAAGCCCAGCTCGCGAGGTGTTCGCGAGCGTAGACCTTTAGTGGGCCGCCTGGGACTCGAACCCAGAACCTAA